Proteins encoded by one window of Xanthomonas sp. DAR 80977:
- the rimK gene encoding 30S ribosomal protein S6--L-glutamate ligase, translating to MKLAILSRNTKLYSTRRLVEAGRERGHTVRVLDPLRCYMRIAAGAFTMHYKGKPITGYDAVIPRIGNSVTRYGTAVLRQLEMMGVRTPNPSDAILRARDKLRAHQLLAAKGIDMPMTVFGDNPDDTGDLLSMLGPPPHVVKLNEGTQGTGVILTEKTSASRGVVEALRGLYANFLVQEFIGEAEGADLRCFVVGNQVVAAMRRQAPEGDFRSNLHLGGSAQLATASRSEQDVAVRSAKALGLGVAGVDLIRSRRGPLVLEVNSTPGLEGIEAVCGLDIAGKVIEHLEASLIRKKSVT from the coding sequence ATGAAGCTCGCCATCCTGTCCCGCAACACCAAGCTGTATTCGACGCGGCGCCTGGTCGAGGCCGGCCGCGAGCGCGGGCATACGGTGCGCGTACTGGATCCGTTGCGCTGCTACATGCGCATCGCGGCCGGCGCCTTCACCATGCACTACAAGGGCAAGCCGATCACCGGCTACGACGCGGTGATCCCGCGCATCGGCAATTCCGTCACCCGCTACGGCACCGCGGTGCTGCGCCAGCTGGAGATGATGGGCGTGCGCACGCCCAATCCGTCCGATGCGATCCTGCGCGCGCGCGACAAGCTGCGCGCCCACCAGTTGCTGGCGGCCAAGGGCATCGACATGCCGATGACCGTGTTCGGCGACAACCCCGACGACACCGGCGATCTGCTGTCGATGCTGGGGCCGCCGCCGCACGTAGTGAAGTTGAACGAAGGCACCCAGGGCACCGGGGTGATCCTGACCGAGAAGACCAGCGCCTCGCGCGGCGTGGTCGAGGCGCTGCGCGGCTTGTACGCCAACTTCCTGGTGCAGGAGTTCATCGGCGAGGCCGAGGGCGCCGACCTGCGCTGCTTCGTGGTCGGCAACCAGGTGGTCGCGGCGATGCGCCGGCAGGCGCCGGAAGGCGACTTCCGCTCCAATCTGCATCTCGGCGGCAGTGCGCAGTTGGCCACCGCCAGCCGCAGCGAGCAGGACGTGGCGGTGCGCTCGGCCAAGGCCCTGGGCCTGGGTGTGGCCGGGGTCGACCTGATCCGCTCGCGGCGCGGTCCGCTGGTGCTGGAGGTCAACTCCACCCCCGGCCTGGAAGGAATCGAGGCGGTGTGCGGGCTGGACATCGCCGGCAAGGTCATCGAACACCTGGAAGCCAGCTTGATTCGAAAGAAATCAGTCACTTAG
- a CDS encoding response regulator transcription factor has translation MRILVIEDNSDIAANLGDYLEDRGHTVDFAADGVTGLHLAVVHEFDAIVLDLNLPGMDGIEVCRKLRNEARKQTPVLMLTARDSLDNKLAGFDSGADDYLIKPFALQEVEVRLNALSRRGKGVHTRVLETGDLEYNLDTLEVRRQGKLLQLNPTALKILQALMEASPAVVTRQELETRVWGEELPDSDSLRVHIHGLRAVVDKPFDVPMIQTRHGIGYRIAAPDA, from the coding sequence GTGCGAATTCTAGTGATCGAAGACAATAGCGATATCGCTGCCAACTTGGGCGACTACCTCGAGGACCGCGGGCACACGGTGGATTTCGCCGCCGACGGCGTCACCGGCCTGCACCTGGCGGTCGTGCACGAATTCGATGCGATCGTGCTCGACCTCAACCTGCCGGGCATGGACGGCATCGAAGTGTGCCGCAAGCTGCGCAACGAAGCGCGCAAGCAGACCCCGGTGCTGATGCTCACCGCGCGCGACTCGCTGGACAACAAGCTGGCGGGCTTCGATTCCGGCGCCGACGACTACCTGATCAAGCCGTTCGCGCTGCAGGAAGTGGAAGTGCGGCTCAACGCGCTGTCGCGCCGCGGCAAGGGCGTGCATACCCGGGTGCTGGAGACCGGCGACCTGGAATACAACCTGGACACGCTGGAAGTGCGGCGCCAGGGCAAGCTGCTGCAGCTCAACCCGACCGCGCTGAAGATCCTGCAGGCGCTGATGGAAGCCTCGCCGGCGGTGGTGACCCGGCAGGAGCTGGAAACCCGCGTCTGGGGCGAGGAGCTGCCGGACTCGGACTCGCTGCGCGTGCACATCCATGGCCTGCGCGCGGTGGTGGACAAGCCGTTCGACGTGCCGATGATCCAGACCCGCCACGGCATCGGCTACCGCATCGCCGCTCCCGATGCCTGA
- the coaE gene encoding dephospho-CoA kinase (Dephospho-CoA kinase (CoaE) performs the final step in coenzyme A biosynthesis.), whose protein sequence is MSDFIVGLTGGVASGKSELSRRFEAKSIVVADADVAARAVVAPGHPALAQIVARFGTQILREDGNLDRAALRQRIFEDPVARRDLEAITHPAIRALLQQACREAASPYAVAAIPLLTEVGARTAYPWLDRILVVDAPEATQHARLMQRDGITAELAQRMIAAQATRAARLGIADDVVVNDGDASQLQDAVDALDRRYRALAAAKTA, encoded by the coding sequence TTGAGCGATTTCATCGTCGGCCTCACCGGCGGCGTCGCCTCCGGCAAGAGCGAACTGAGCCGCCGCTTCGAGGCCAAGAGCATCGTGGTGGCCGATGCCGACGTGGCCGCACGCGCGGTGGTCGCACCCGGGCATCCGGCGCTTGCGCAGATCGTGGCGCGTTTCGGAACGCAGATCCTGCGCGAGGACGGCAATCTGGACCGGGCCGCACTGCGCCAGCGCATCTTCGAGGACCCGGTGGCGCGCCGCGACCTGGAGGCGATCACCCATCCGGCGATCCGCGCCTTGCTGCAGCAGGCCTGCCGCGAGGCAGCCAGTCCCTATGCCGTCGCCGCGATCCCGTTGCTGACCGAAGTCGGCGCGCGCACGGCATATCCATGGCTGGACCGGATCCTTGTGGTCGACGCGCCCGAGGCGACGCAGCATGCCCGGCTGATGCAGCGCGACGGCATCACCGCCGAGCTGGCGCAGCGGATGATCGCGGCGCAGGCCACGCGCGCTGCGCGATTGGGCATCGCCGACGACGTCGTGGTCAACGATGGCGATGCGTCGCAGCTGCAGGACGCGGTGGATGCGCTGGATCGGCGGTACCGTGCATTGGCGGCGGCGAAGACCGCATAA
- a CDS encoding sensor histidine kinase, translating to MPEAGELPRAVRRRGRYRRRLRSRIILSFVLLGFGLTALFAFATNWARARVENQLVEVVMNRNIDEYSRRYFSEPSKNPDLPVQQMVGRVVKSDRFEALKREQPEWYNFSDGIHTVSGSDESGKPFSYKVAVRKTPDVWFFLAYDMTQTIQGEVQLNRTLILSVLVFSALSLVIGWWSASRVMRPVSDLAARLRAYRGSSDPKPLAPHFPDDEVGQLAEALDDYSARLTEVVQRDREFNADVSHELRTPLAVIRGATELLLTRPNLDEKVLQRLQRIQRAEQQCSDLIGSLLLLSRNERGQGNSNVAKVAEQLIESHRAQLGGKPLKLLLEGERNLTIDAPESALSVALGNLIGNAVKYTQEGQVVVRVLSDAVQVIDSGPGLSEEDAAKLFQRGYRGTHAGHSQGGGIGLSIVSRLCDLYGWQVNVRPGATKGVVATLWFRPA from the coding sequence ATGCCTGAAGCTGGGGAGTTGCCGCGGGCGGTGCGGCGGCGCGGACGCTACCGTCGCCGCCTGCGCAGCCGCATCATCCTGTCCTTCGTGCTGTTGGGCTTCGGCCTGACCGCACTGTTCGCGTTCGCCACCAATTGGGCGCGGGCGCGGGTGGAAAACCAGCTCGTCGAAGTGGTGATGAACCGCAACATCGACGAATACTCGCGCCGATATTTTTCCGAGCCGTCGAAGAATCCCGATCTGCCGGTGCAGCAGATGGTCGGCCGGGTGGTCAAGAGCGACCGCTTCGAGGCGCTCAAGCGCGAGCAGCCGGAGTGGTACAACTTCTCCGACGGCATCCACACCGTGTCCGGGAGCGATGAATCCGGCAAGCCGTTCTCCTACAAGGTCGCGGTGCGCAAGACGCCGGACGTGTGGTTCTTCCTCGCCTACGACATGACCCAGACCATCCAGGGCGAGGTGCAGCTCAATCGCACCCTGATCCTGTCGGTGCTGGTGTTCAGTGCGTTGTCGCTGGTGATCGGCTGGTGGTCGGCGTCGCGGGTGATGCGCCCGGTCTCCGATCTGGCCGCGCGGCTGCGCGCCTATCGCGGCAGCAGCGACCCCAAGCCGTTGGCGCCGCATTTCCCAGACGACGAAGTCGGCCAGTTGGCCGAGGCCCTGGACGACTACTCGGCCCGGCTCACCGAAGTGGTGCAGCGCGACCGCGAGTTCAACGCCGACGTCAGCCACGAGCTGCGCACGCCGCTGGCGGTGATCCGCGGCGCCACCGAACTGCTGCTGACCCGTCCCAACCTGGACGAGAAGGTGCTGCAGCGCCTGCAGCGCATCCAGCGCGCCGAACAGCAGTGCAGCGACCTGATCGGCTCGTTGCTGCTGCTGTCGCGCAACGAGCGCGGGCAGGGCAACAGCAACGTGGCCAAGGTCGCCGAGCAACTGATCGAATCGCACCGTGCGCAGCTGGGCGGCAAGCCGCTGAAGCTGTTGCTGGAGGGCGAGCGCAACCTGACCATCGACGCGCCGGAATCGGCGCTGTCGGTGGCGCTGGGCAACCTGATCGGCAACGCGGTCAAGTACACCCAGGAAGGCCAGGTGGTGGTGCGGGTGCTGAGCGATGCGGTGCAGGTGATCGACTCCGGCCCCGGCCTCAGCGAGGAGGACGCCGCCAAGCTGTTCCAGCGCGGCTACCGCGGCACCCACGCCGGACACTCGCAGGGCGGCGGCATCGGCCTGTCGATCGTCAGTCGCCTGTGCGACCTGTATGGCTGGCAGGTCAACGTACGCCCGGGCGCGACCAAAGGCGTGGTGGCGACGCTGTGGTTCAGGCCGGCGTGA
- a CDS encoding prepilin peptidase, whose translation MAFLDQHPGLGYPAAAGLGLLVGSFLNVVILRLPKRMEWQWKRDSREILELPDIYDPPPPGIVVEPSHCPHCKHKLSWYENIPLFSWLALRGKCRHCHAPISIQYPLVEMLTSLLVVASVWRFGFGWQGFGAIVFSCFLVAMSGIDLRTRLLPDQLTLPLMWLGLVGSMDNLYMPAKPALLGAAVGYVSLWSVWWLFKQITGKEGMGHGDFKLLAAIGAWCGLKGILPTILISSLVGAVLGSIWLAAKGRDRATPIPFGPYLAIAGWITFFWGTEIIDTYMRWSGLR comes from the coding sequence ATGGCATTTCTCGATCAACACCCCGGCCTCGGCTATCCCGCCGCGGCGGGGCTGGGCTTGCTGGTAGGCAGTTTCCTCAATGTGGTGATCCTGCGCCTGCCCAAGCGCATGGAGTGGCAGTGGAAGCGCGACTCGCGCGAGATCCTGGAGCTGCCGGACATCTACGATCCGCCGCCGCCCGGGATCGTGGTCGAACCGTCGCACTGCCCGCACTGCAAGCACAAGCTGTCCTGGTACGAAAACATCCCGCTGTTCAGCTGGCTGGCCCTGCGCGGCAAGTGCCGGCATTGCCATGCGCCGATCTCGATCCAGTACCCGCTGGTGGAGATGCTGACCAGCCTGCTGGTGGTCGCCAGCGTCTGGCGCTTCGGTTTCGGTTGGCAGGGGTTCGGCGCGATCGTGTTCAGCTGCTTCCTGGTCGCGATGTCGGGGATCGACCTGCGTACCCGGCTGCTGCCGGACCAGCTGACCTTGCCGCTGATGTGGCTGGGACTGGTCGGCAGCATGGACAACCTCTACATGCCAGCCAAGCCGGCGCTGCTCGGCGCGGCGGTCGGCTATGTGTCGCTGTGGTCGGTGTGGTGGCTGTTCAAGCAGATCACCGGCAAGGAAGGCATGGGCCATGGCGACTTCAAGCTGCTGGCGGCGATCGGCGCGTGGTGCGGGTTGAAAGGCATCCTGCCGACCATCCTGATTTCCTCGCTGGTCGGCGCGGTGCTCGGCTCGATCTGGCTGGCGGCCAAGGGCCGCGACCGGGCCACGCCCATCCCGTTCGGCCCGTATCTGGCCATCGCCGGCTGGATCACGTTTTTCTGGGGCACGGAAATCATCGACACCTATATGCGCTGGTCCGGGCTGCGCTAG
- a CDS encoding TonB-dependent receptor family protein, whose amino-acid sequence MTPTSRSLRLHALVLAVASALPAFAALAETAPADADATAATGSSDATMLDAITVVSTGTTRQVQRITREDIGTAAPGTSALKVLDKLPGVQFQSADAWGAYEWSTAISLHGFDQSRLGFTLDGVPLGNMSYGVTDGLQVTRAIISENVGSVELAQGAGALGTASSSNLGGTVRYYSDDPDSTPGIRFSQTFGSDSTRRTYLRGDTGDINGFSMYTSLVHGEADKWKGYGNNEYNQANVKALYQWGDGNRVSLFLDSSKRKEYDIMDLSLTSQKVLGWDWDYLMPDWNSAVQIANALNGNGSYPASLNGLPADYSKADASYYSGAGLRRDNLAALSGAFNLGGSATLNLTGYYHDNNGEGQWTTPYVASSATVPLSMRTTDYRLNRHGVTASLNFTVAGNEIEIGGWYQNAKTVQERNYFLLDGPFTDLYYFNKSGTLFARQFDQHYDTDTRMFYAQDTLRLLDERLTVNFGAKKLQVDTTAQSLVPTTSNAAGEIKADSDLLPQVGVNYKLDEHQEIYASYNKNMAGFGFTPFQESQAAFNAIKNSLEPETAQTYELGYRVRGDGIEASLALYHTTFDDRLLVTSPCSAIQTCSATLNNVGSVRSQGADLAVMWRPIAQLRWLNSLSYDDSTYQDDYLNGGVVATSGKRVVGIPEWMFSSSLAYENAGWHAALDGKYTGRRYISYLNDSSVPSYWRFDLSAGYDFGEVGMFQNLGLSANVTNLFDKRYFATVGTNGYVVSDPNGYNQTLMAGAPRQFFVTFSGKF is encoded by the coding sequence ATGACCCCCACCTCCCGATCCTTGCGCCTGCATGCGCTGGTGCTCGCCGTCGCGTCCGCGCTGCCGGCCTTCGCCGCGCTGGCCGAGACCGCGCCGGCCGACGCCGACGCCACGGCCGCCACCGGCAGCAGCGACGCGACGATGCTCGATGCGATCACCGTGGTGTCCACCGGCACCACCCGCCAGGTGCAGCGCATCACCCGCGAGGACATCGGCACCGCCGCCCCCGGCACCAGCGCCCTGAAGGTGCTGGACAAGCTGCCCGGCGTGCAGTTCCAGTCGGCCGATGCATGGGGCGCGTACGAGTGGTCGACCGCGATCAGCCTGCACGGCTTCGACCAGAGCCGCCTCGGCTTCACCCTGGACGGCGTGCCGCTGGGCAACATGAGCTACGGCGTCACCGACGGCCTGCAGGTGACCCGCGCGATCATCTCCGAGAACGTCGGCTCGGTGGAGCTGGCGCAGGGCGCCGGCGCGCTGGGCACCGCCTCGAGCAGCAACCTCGGCGGCACCGTGCGCTACTACTCCGACGATCCGGATTCCACCCCGGGCATCCGCTTCAGCCAGACCTTCGGCTCCGATTCCACCCGCCGCACCTACCTGCGCGGGGACACCGGCGACATCAACGGCTTCTCGATGTACACCTCGCTGGTGCACGGCGAGGCGGACAAGTGGAAAGGCTATGGCAACAACGAGTACAACCAGGCCAACGTCAAGGCGCTGTACCAGTGGGGCGATGGCAACCGGGTCAGCCTGTTCCTGGACAGCTCCAAGCGCAAGGAATACGACATCATGGACCTGTCGCTGACCTCGCAGAAAGTGCTGGGCTGGGACTGGGACTACCTGATGCCCGACTGGAACAGCGCGGTGCAGATCGCCAACGCGCTCAACGGCAACGGCAGCTACCCGGCCTCCCTGAACGGCCTGCCCGCCGACTACAGCAAGGCCGATGCCTCCTACTACTCCGGTGCCGGCCTGCGCCGCGACAACCTGGCCGCGCTCAGCGGCGCGTTCAACCTGGGCGGCAGCGCCACGCTGAACCTGACCGGCTATTACCACGACAACAACGGCGAAGGCCAATGGACCACGCCTTACGTGGCGTCCTCGGCCACGGTGCCGCTGTCGATGCGCACCACCGACTACCGCCTTAACCGGCACGGCGTCACCGCGTCGCTGAACTTCACCGTCGCCGGCAACGAGATCGAGATCGGCGGCTGGTACCAGAACGCCAAGACCGTGCAGGAGCGCAACTACTTCCTGCTCGACGGCCCGTTCACCGACCTGTACTACTTCAACAAGTCCGGCACCCTGTTCGCGCGCCAGTTCGACCAGCACTACGACACCGACACGCGCATGTTCTATGCGCAGGACACGCTGCGCCTGCTCGACGAACGCCTGACCGTGAACTTCGGCGCCAAGAAGCTGCAGGTGGACACCACCGCGCAGTCGCTGGTGCCGACCACCTCCAACGCGGCCGGCGAGATCAAGGCCGATTCGGATCTGCTGCCGCAGGTGGGCGTGAACTACAAGCTCGACGAGCACCAGGAAATCTACGCGTCCTACAACAAGAACATGGCCGGCTTCGGCTTCACCCCGTTCCAGGAATCGCAGGCGGCGTTCAACGCGATCAAGAACTCGCTGGAGCCGGAGACCGCGCAGACCTACGAACTGGGCTATCGCGTGCGCGGCGACGGCATCGAGGCGTCGCTGGCGCTGTACCACACCACCTTCGACGACCGCCTGCTGGTGACCTCGCCGTGCAGCGCGATCCAGACCTGCTCGGCCACGCTCAACAACGTCGGCTCGGTGCGTAGCCAGGGCGCCGACCTGGCGGTGATGTGGCGCCCGATCGCGCAGCTGCGCTGGCTGAACTCACTGTCCTACGACGACTCCACCTACCAGGACGACTACCTCAACGGCGGCGTGGTGGCCACCTCCGGCAAGCGCGTGGTCGGCATCCCGGAGTGGATGTTCTCCAGCAGCCTGGCCTACGAGAACGCCGGCTGGCACGCGGCGCTGGACGGCAAGTACACCGGCCGCCGCTACATCAGCTACCTCAACGACTCGTCGGTGCCGAGCTACTGGCGCTTCGACCTGAGCGCCGGCTACGACTTCGGCGAAGTCGGCATGTTCCAGAACCTGGGCCTGAGCGCGAACGTGACCAACCTGTTCGACAAGCGCTACTTCGCCACCGTCGGCACCAACGGCTACGTGGTCTCCGATCCGAACGGCTACAACCAGACGCTGATGGCCGGCGCGCCGCGGCAGTTCTTCGTCACCTTCAGCGGCAAGTTCTGA
- a CDS encoding phosphocholine-specific phospholipase C has product MVEHSRRRFLARASLALGAGAVMPLLPGAIRSALAVPPARVTGTVQDVQHVVILMQENRSFDHYFGCLRGVRGFGDPRPLRLPGGRPVWYQPEAGDGDRYVLPFRLNSQTSSAQWMKDLNHDWKGSHETWKHHDAWIAQKSAMTMGHFQREDLPFYYALADAFTICDGYHASLFGPTNPNRMYMFTGTSGLSVGNDGEQAVNNRDDGNWTADMARDNAKFPGYAWTTYSERLQQAGVSWQVYQEFDNYGDNSHPYFANFRNLDRASPLYRRGRAIVPGSTADNAKASRGEHLVAAFERDVRSGTLPQVSWIVAPYLLSEHPEATPAYGESLSARLLEVLAASPEVWSKTVFLINYDENDGFFDHVPPALPATDPAIGASNVDLRGEDYHGVPVGLGPRVPMLVVSPWSRGGWVDSQVFDHTSVIRFLERRFGVAEPNISPWRRAIAGDLTSALDFAGHDDARVALPDTRDFIARVDATAALPPPQRPAQQALPAQEPGQRPARALPYDFDVRLQAGPQGAALRMVNRSTVGVALNAYADGGGAGPWFYTLAAGSELHDARAWRGAAADAGYALRVHGPNGFLREFHGDGVADAGLQAEADYDAVSQSLLLELRNAGVQAYRVRIRDGYRGGAEQELQLAAGAREVLRFPLAAQHHWYDLEIASEAMPQWRRRLAGHVETGRPSMSDPAIGRAVAG; this is encoded by the coding sequence GTGGTCGAACACAGTCGTCGCCGTTTTCTCGCCCGCGCGTCCCTGGCCCTCGGTGCCGGGGCGGTCATGCCGCTGCTGCCGGGCGCCATCCGCAGCGCGCTGGCGGTGCCGCCGGCGCGGGTCACCGGCACCGTGCAGGACGTGCAGCACGTGGTGATCCTGATGCAGGAGAACCGCTCGTTCGACCACTACTTCGGCTGCCTGCGCGGCGTGCGCGGCTTCGGCGACCCGCGGCCGTTGCGCCTGCCCGGCGGCCGCCCGGTCTGGTACCAGCCCGAAGCCGGCGACGGCGATCGCTACGTGTTGCCGTTCCGCCTGAACAGCCAGACCAGCAGCGCGCAGTGGATGAAGGACCTCAACCACGACTGGAAGGGCTCGCACGAGACCTGGAAGCACCACGATGCCTGGATCGCGCAGAAGAGCGCGATGACCATGGGCCACTTCCAGCGCGAGGACCTGCCGTTCTACTACGCGCTGGCCGACGCCTTCACCATCTGCGACGGCTACCACGCCTCGCTGTTCGGCCCGACCAATCCCAACCGCATGTACATGTTCACCGGCACCAGCGGCCTGAGCGTGGGCAACGACGGCGAGCAGGCGGTGAACAATCGCGACGACGGCAACTGGACCGCCGACATGGCGCGCGACAACGCCAAGTTCCCCGGCTACGCGTGGACCACCTACTCCGAGCGCCTGCAGCAGGCCGGGGTCAGTTGGCAGGTGTACCAGGAGTTCGACAACTACGGCGACAACAGCCATCCGTATTTCGCCAATTTCCGCAATCTCGATCGCGCCTCGCCGCTGTACCGGCGCGGCCGCGCGATCGTGCCGGGTTCCACCGCCGACAACGCCAAGGCCTCGCGCGGCGAGCACCTGGTCGCCGCGTTCGAGCGCGACGTGCGCAGCGGCACCCTGCCGCAGGTGTCGTGGATCGTGGCGCCGTACCTGCTCAGCGAGCACCCCGAGGCGACCCCGGCCTATGGCGAGTCGCTGAGCGCACGCCTGCTGGAGGTGCTGGCGGCCTCGCCGGAGGTCTGGTCCAAGACCGTGTTCCTGATCAACTACGACGAGAACGACGGTTTCTTCGACCACGTGCCGCCGGCATTGCCGGCGACCGATCCGGCCATCGGCGCCAGCAACGTCGACCTGCGCGGGGAGGACTACCACGGCGTTCCAGTCGGCCTCGGCCCGCGCGTGCCGATGCTGGTGGTGTCGCCGTGGAGCCGCGGCGGCTGGGTCGATTCGCAGGTGTTCGACCACACCTCGGTGATCCGTTTCCTGGAGCGCCGCTTCGGCGTCGCCGAACCCAACATCAGCCCATGGCGCCGCGCGATCGCCGGCGACCTGACCTCGGCGCTGGATTTCGCCGGCCACGACGACGCCCGCGTCGCCTTGCCGGACACGCGCGATTTCATTGCCCGCGTCGACGCGACCGCCGCCTTGCCGCCGCCGCAACGACCCGCGCAGCAGGCATTGCCGGCGCAGGAGCCGGGCCAGCGCCCGGCGCGCGCGCTGCCCTACGATTTCGACGTGCGCCTGCAGGCGGGGCCGCAGGGGGCTGCGTTGCGCATGGTCAACCGCAGCACGGTCGGCGTCGCGCTGAACGCCTATGCCGATGGCGGCGGCGCCGGCCCGTGGTTCTACACGCTGGCGGCTGGCAGCGAACTGCACGACGCGCGCGCCTGGCGCGGCGCTGCGGCCGATGCCGGCTATGCGTTGCGCGTGCATGGCCCCAATGGCTTCCTGCGCGAGTTCCACGGCGACGGTGTGGCCGACGCCGGGCTGCAGGCCGAGGCCGACTACGATGCGGTCAGCCAATCCCTGCTGCTGGAGCTGCGCAATGCCGGTGTGCAGGCGTACCGGGTGCGGATCCGCGACGGTTACCGCGGCGGCGCCGAGCAGGAGCTTCAACTCGCGGCGGGCGCACGCGAGGTGCTGCGCTTTCCGTTGGCGGCGCAGCATCATTGGTACGACCTGGAGATCGCGAGCGAGGCCATGCCGCAATGGCGGCGCCGCCTGGCAGGGCATGTCGAGACCGGCCGCCCGAGCATGAGCGATCCGGCGATCGGTCGTGCGGTCGCCGGTTAG
- a CDS encoding serine hydrolase domain-containing protein: MTGRVAAGAQGNDAPRSGYARAHRRSVGILRWTETIRGEPNGSGCPYCHHVWHHRLADSAARSSAIGTLDASNGRVRRLALRRRGSSGDSAMIEAPIPAPMSRRSLLAAFGATLLLAALPRRASAAAQEAPAIIDTWAKANAFQGVVLLARDGKVAYAQPFGIVDVEARRPAKIDDVYGIASISKWLTTLAVLRLVERRRLDLDRPITAWLPDYRADTGARITLRRLLSNSSGLTEQFSPAVKADPSLATLDLPAAEAVRRFASADLAFEPGAKFDYIFANWIIVYAIVEAVADMRFTDAIRTLVLDPLELRHTGTGAAIATAPTTVPSYRTLSPPERRAYDRPGFIAAAGGYFSNAQDLMQAAHRVYDKGFLSPASLRQLNTVEMPEEYALGGRVKTLTLHGKRRTYAWETGNTAGYRSLLAHRLDTRETVVILNNSSMAQRQLDEFAIATQS, translated from the coding sequence TTGACAGGCCGTGTCGCGGCGGGCGCGCAGGGCAACGACGCGCCACGGTCCGGTTATGCTCGTGCCCATCGGCGCAGCGTCGGCATCTTGCGCTGGACCGAGACCATACGAGGGGAACCGAATGGAAGTGGGTGTCCGTATTGCCATCATGTTTGGCACCATCGCCTGGCCGACAGCGCCGCTCGCAGCAGCGCGATTGGCACGCTGGACGCCAGCAACGGTCGCGTCCGGCGCCTCGCGCTTCGCCGGCGCGGATCATCCGGAGACAGCGCCATGATCGAAGCCCCCATCCCTGCGCCGATGTCGCGCCGATCGCTTCTGGCAGCGTTCGGCGCGACGCTGCTGCTGGCCGCGTTGCCTCGCCGCGCGTCGGCGGCCGCGCAGGAAGCGCCAGCCATCATCGACACCTGGGCGAAGGCGAACGCCTTCCAGGGCGTAGTCCTGCTCGCCCGCGACGGCAAGGTCGCCTACGCGCAGCCCTTCGGCATCGTGGACGTGGAAGCGCGGCGGCCGGCAAAGATCGACGACGTCTACGGGATCGCCTCGATCTCCAAATGGCTCACGACGCTGGCGGTGCTGCGCCTGGTCGAACGGCGCAGGCTCGACCTCGACCGGCCGATCACCGCCTGGCTACCGGACTATCGCGCCGACACCGGCGCCCGCATCACCCTGCGCCGCCTGCTGTCCAACAGCAGCGGCCTGACCGAGCAGTTCAGCCCGGCCGTCAAGGCCGATCCATCGCTGGCGACGCTCGACCTGCCGGCCGCCGAGGCGGTACGCCGATTCGCCAGCGCCGACCTCGCGTTCGAGCCGGGCGCGAAGTTCGACTACATCTTCGCCAACTGGATCATTGTCTACGCGATCGTCGAAGCGGTCGCCGACATGCGCTTCACGGACGCGATCCGCACCCTGGTCCTGGACCCGCTGGAGCTGCGCCATACCGGCACCGGCGCGGCGATCGCGACCGCCCCGACCACGGTTCCCTCCTACCGGACGCTGTCGCCGCCCGAGCGGCGCGCCTACGACCGCCCGGGCTTCATAGCCGCGGCCGGCGGGTACTTCAGCAATGCCCAGGACCTGATGCAGGCCGCGCACCGCGTCTACGACAAGGGCTTTCTGTCGCCAGCGTCGCTGCGGCAGCTCAACACGGTGGAAATGCCGGAAGAATATGCGCTCGGCGGCCGCGTGAAGACACTGACGCTGCACGGCAAGCGCCGCACCTACGCCTGGGAAACCGGCAACACCGCCGGCTATCGCTCGCTGCTCGCGCACCGCCTGGACACGCGCGAAACGGTGGTGATCCTCAACAACAGCAGCATGGCGCAACGCCAGCTGGACGAATTCGCGATCGCCACGCAGTCCTGA